Proteins encoded together in one Aminipila butyrica window:
- a CDS encoding pyridoxamine 5'-phosphate oxidase family protein, which produces MRDAEKTIGHLIDKQKVAFISSIDTTGFPNTKAMLPPRKREGIQVLYFTTNTSSLRVAHYKTNPHACIYFCDKRFFRGVMLRGTMEVLADQASKEMIWQEGDTMYYPKGVTDPDYCVLKFTGMQGRYYSNFKSEDFDI; this is translated from the coding sequence ATGAGAGATGCAGAAAAAACAATTGGACATTTAATTGACAAACAAAAGGTCGCTTTTATAAGCTCCATTGACACTACAGGCTTTCCCAACACAAAAGCCATGCTGCCCCCAAGAAAGCGAGAAGGAATCCAGGTTCTTTATTTTACCACCAATACCTCCTCCCTGCGTGTGGCCCACTATAAAACAAACCCCCATGCTTGTATTTATTTTTGTGATAAACGATTTTTCAGAGGGGTTATGCTAAGGGGCACCATGGAGGTCCTAGCGGATCAGGCAAGCAAGGAAATGATTTGGCAAGAGGGGGATACCATGTATTATCCAAAAGGCGTAACCGATCCCGACTATTGTGTGCTAAAATTCACGGGGATGCAAGGGCGGTATTACAGTAACTTTAAGTCCGAGGATTTTGATATTTAA
- a CDS encoding winged helix-turn-helix transcriptional regulator, which produces MKIRENYTCPLELTHDITRGKWKPIILWQLGKRPSTLAQLERDINGVTQKMLLEHLNELLHVGAIAKHTFEGYPLKAEYRLTERGNRLLEAIAIMQEVGIDLMKENGMDDILREKGFID; this is translated from the coding sequence TTGAAGATACGAGAAAACTATACTTGCCCCTTGGAGCTTACCCATGATATTACCAGGGGTAAATGGAAACCAATTATTTTATGGCAGCTTGGCAAAAGGCCCTCTACCTTGGCACAGCTTGAACGGGACATAAATGGCGTGACACAAAAAATGCTCTTAGAACATCTGAATGAGTTGCTGCACGTTGGAGCAATCGCTAAGCACACCTTTGAAGGGTATCCATTAAAGGCTGAATATCGTTTAACAGAGCGAGGAAACCGACTGCTGGAAGCCATTGCTATCATGCAGGAGGTTGGCATCGATCTCATGAAAGAAAATGGAATGGACGACATCTTGAGGGAAAAGGGGTTTATCGATTAA
- a CDS encoding TraX family protein, which translates to MNSKQLKLLALTSMFFDHFIRIFPLSDALVPLAGWLSSVHQENLSNWIMSWIPHLFIYFGRVAAPIFMLCIVEGFLHTRNLKRYISRIFCTAIIAQIPYILFHLAENRMYNIAGDWNDVPLNILFTLSLGLLSLWSYTKCVEKGHLIGGLSFIVLAGALARLLQLEGSEGYIFIIFMFYILRNQPVWQRTLFFMPILVLARYRLIAYTLTDFALLRTCLLNVIGPYLGILAICFYSGEQGPTGKRFKWFMYAFYPLHLLILAAIGYVKVLF; encoded by the coding sequence ATGAACAGTAAGCAGCTAAAACTTCTTGCCCTTACTTCCATGTTTTTTGACCACTTTATACGCATATTCCCCCTGTCCGACGCCCTTGTTCCTCTTGCAGGTTGGTTATCATCCGTTCATCAGGAAAACCTGAGTAATTGGATTATGTCATGGATTCCTCATTTGTTCATCTACTTCGGTCGAGTGGCAGCACCAATTTTTATGCTTTGTATTGTAGAAGGTTTCTTGCATACCCGAAACCTTAAACGCTACATCTCGCGTATTTTTTGCACTGCCATTATTGCGCAAATTCCTTATATCCTATTTCATCTGGCGGAAAACCGAATGTATAATATTGCTGGCGACTGGAATGATGTCCCTCTGAACATTCTGTTTACGTTAAGTTTAGGGCTTTTATCTCTTTGGAGTTATACCAAATGCGTGGAAAAAGGGCACTTAATAGGGGGACTAAGCTTCATTGTCTTGGCTGGTGCCCTGGCTCGGCTGCTTCAATTGGAGGGTAGCGAGGGCTACATCTTTATTATCTTTATGTTTTATATATTGAGAAATCAGCCAGTCTGGCAACGAACGCTGTTCTTTATGCCCATACTTGTTCTGGCCCGTTACAGGCTGATTGCCTATACCCTGACAGATTTTGCCCTGCTGCGAACCTGCCTGCTAAATGTGATTGGACCCTATCTAGGTATTTTGGCCATTTGCTTTTATTCCGGTGAACAAGGTCCGACTGGAAAAAGGTTTAAATGGTTTATGTACGCTTTTTATCCACTGCATTTGCTTATTTTAGCAGCAATCGGTTACGTAAAAGTTTTATTTTAA
- a CDS encoding M56 family metallopeptidase, whose translation MLHFRMDMPLYLMALYGSIMIVFLLLFRACLQNRLPKLVFPLLWSLVLIRLLVPFSLSSPLSAPVPDWPLPLSNTSTVYVSDIAQGTAPTDTSTMESAAYSMTNNTDSSNLGWQPVLITLFGLGAITTAGILLRQKLKYSRRLKNSLLVEHNQTINRILRDRNMGHILVFTNDEIASPLLCGIFHPRIYLPAGMDFQQVQTLQHILAHELMHIKRKDNWLKAVLLVALCLHWYNPLVWFMSKCLSSDLETACDGAVLRQLHGDERKSYAASLLAMAITGNRSTLLYSAFAKTEVERRIRNVLTYKKTTSFVLAISVLFVLTGTVAFATGGQAPFSADLSSYCSSTASRWGVRAELTRDIALGQHADQRADNKIFDVLESDTSKDPDIIASQVKAALAKEFNVEKSAFQLTVNLCLMDEEILQEYANQGITKGEDGFYLYKGESVRTYTDKMLGSVQTRENGAVDLSVHRNRLGQITSVTALKEGDREFDHRTKEIKRSQQEVFYNTSTTQDNASLAEQITVVQAEKGSGFANEQ comes from the coding sequence ATGTTACATTTCAGAATGGATATGCCGCTGTATCTCATGGCTCTGTATGGCAGCATTATGATTGTATTCCTATTATTATTTCGGGCCTGCTTGCAAAACCGCTTGCCAAAGTTAGTTTTTCCTCTGCTGTGGAGCCTGGTGCTGATTCGGCTGCTGGTACCCTTCTCTCTGTCCAGCCCACTCAGTGCACCGGTGCCGGACTGGCCGCTGCCGCTTTCAAACACCTCCACCGTCTACGTAAGTGATATCGCACAAGGGACAGCCCCAACCGATACAAGTACGATGGAATCCGCAGCTTACAGCATGACAAACAACACTGATTCCTCAAATCTAGGCTGGCAGCCTGTACTAATCACTTTATTCGGTTTAGGCGCTATCACGACAGCGGGAATCCTGCTGCGACAAAAACTGAAATATTCCCGAAGACTAAAAAATAGCCTGCTGGTGGAGCATAACCAAACAATCAACCGTATCCTTCGAGATAGGAATATGGGGCACATCCTGGTATTCACCAACGATGAAATAGCTTCTCCTCTCCTCTGCGGTATTTTCCATCCTCGCATCTATCTGCCTGCGGGAATGGACTTCCAACAAGTTCAGACGTTGCAGCATATTCTCGCTCACGAACTCATGCACATCAAACGCAAGGATAACTGGCTAAAAGCAGTCTTGCTGGTTGCTCTGTGCCTGCACTGGTATAACCCACTGGTATGGTTTATGTCAAAGTGTCTTTCTTCAGATTTGGAAACAGCCTGTGATGGGGCTGTGCTCCGTCAGCTCCATGGGGATGAACGGAAAAGCTATGCGGCAAGCCTTCTTGCCATGGCGATTACAGGGAATCGTTCTACCCTGCTTTACAGTGCTTTTGCCAAAACAGAAGTGGAACGCCGCATTAGAAATGTTTTAACCTACAAGAAGACCACTTCTTTTGTTTTAGCCATATCTGTGCTGTTTGTACTAACCGGCACCGTTGCTTTTGCAACAGGGGGACAAGCTCCCTTCTCGGCGGATCTGAGCAGCTATTGCAGCAGTACGGCCTCCCGTTGGGGAGTCAGGGCCGAGCTTACGAGAGATATCGCCTTAGGCCAGCATGCCGATCAGCGCGCTGACAATAAAATTTTTGATGTGTTGGAATCAGATACCTCCAAGGATCCGGACATCATTGCCAGTCAAGTTAAAGCCGCCCTGGCCAAAGAATTTAATGTAGAAAAAAGTGCCTTTCAGCTGACCGTCAATCTTTGCCTGATGGATGAGGAGATTTTACAGGAATATGCAAATCAGGGGATTACGAAGGGCGAAGATGGTTTTTATCTCTATAAGGGAGAAAGCGTGAGAACCTATACAGATAAAATGCTTGGTTCCGTGCAAACCCGAGAGAATGGTGCCGTAGACCTTTCTGTCCATCGGAATCGCTTAGGCCAAATCACCTCTGTAACAGCTTTAAAAGAAGGAGATCGTGAATTTGATCATCGGACCAAAGAAATAAAACGTAGCCAACAGGAAGTTTTTTACAACACATCGACCACCCAGGATAACGCCTCTTTGGCGGAGCAGATTACCGTCGTCCAGGCTGAAAAGGGCTCAGGCTTTGCAAATGAACAGTAA
- a CDS encoding BlaI/MecI/CopY family transcriptional regulator, with protein sequence MNIKLFDSELKVMEVLWEQGQMPARDIVEVLTERVGWNKNTTYTVIKKCIEKGAIDREEPGFLCKALVTKDEVQQSETEQLIDKMFGGSSELFFSAFLKNQGISEKEAKRLAKLIEEAK encoded by the coding sequence ATGAATATTAAACTTTTTGACTCAGAGCTCAAGGTGATGGAGGTTTTGTGGGAACAAGGCCAGATGCCTGCTCGCGACATCGTAGAGGTGTTGACGGAACGGGTCGGCTGGAACAAAAACACCACCTATACGGTGATCAAAAAATGTATTGAAAAAGGTGCCATTGACCGGGAGGAACCGGGGTTCTTATGCAAGGCTCTGGTCACTAAAGACGAAGTACAACAAAGTGAAACCGAACAGCTTATTGATAAAATGTTCGGCGGTTCCAGCGAGTTGTTTTTTTCGGCTTTTCTCAAAAACCAGGGTATTTCAGAAAAAGAAGCCAAACGGCTTGCCAAATTAATCGAGGAGGCCAAATAA